The following DNA comes from Tunturibacter psychrotolerans.
TAGGCAAGGCCTGAAAGCCTGCAATGCCTACAATCCCCCACTGGGCGAAAGGGTCGCCCTCCACTGATTCCTGGTCGAGCTCAACAGGAACCATTCCTCTGTTAGCCTGCCCATCGCTATGCAGCGCCACCGTAATTGGACCGGACGGGAAGGTAGCGCGTTCGAGCGTCGTATATCCGTGCAATTCGAATTTCCAACTCGAATCCACAGCGGGAAATCTCCCTTTCAGGATGGGCGAGAGACCGGCAAATTCCCATTGGGCGTTCGGCGCGTTGTAGTTCCTGCGGTAGACCGACGCCCCCGGAGGGCTGGTGATGATGGAATCGGACCAGGAAATATCGGGCCAGAATCTGGCCAGGGTTGGGTCAGCCGGAATGTATCGCTCGGCCTGAACAGCAAGCGCATAGGCTTCGCCAGGTTGGCCCCGTTCGATGAGTTTGCCGATCTGCGGTAAGGCCTGCTCCCTGGCCCATCTGACTTTGGAACTGTGGTGAATCCCCCAGCCAATGATGCTCATGAAGGCTATGAGGATAATCAGCGCGGGAATTGCGACGCGGGGCTGCCTGCTTTGCCGGAAGAGCACTCTCGGGTTAAGGCCAATGGCATTCGCTGAAATCAGTTCGGCGCAATTTTTGAGCTCTTGCTCAACCTCCATCATGCTTGCATAGCGATCTTCGGGGCGCTTGTGTAAACAGCAACGAATGATTCGGTCCAGTGCATTCGGGACATCTTTATTCGGGACATCTTCTACGAATTGGTCCAGCGGACTGGGCTCCTCCCGCTCGACTGCTATCAATGTTTCCCTCGTGGGCTTGCGCGGAAATGCTTTCTCTCCCGTGAACATCTCGTATAGAACTGAGCCAAACGCAAATATGTCGCTACGGGCGTCCACCGGTTGACCGTGCAACTGCTCAGGAGACATGTACGGCAGCGTGCCAACTACCTGGACGTCAGCGGTAAGGCCTGCCAGGTTCTCTTCCACAAACAAGATGGGGCGTTCGTACTTTGCCAGCCCGAAATCGAGCAAGATTGCCCCGCTTTCGGTGAGCATGATGTTGCCCGGTTTAAGGTCGAGATGGACGATGCCTTTACGGTGTGCCGTGGCGAGTGCATCCGCAACCGCGATCGCGATCTTCAGGACCTCGACCGTCGAGAGCCTGCCCCTCTGGATGCGCGCTGAAAGTGTCTCGCCCTCCAGGTACTCCATCGCGATGAATGCCCTCGCGGCATCTTCTCCAAAGTCATACACCCTGCAGATGCTTGCGTGATTCAAAGCAGAAGCAGTTTTCGCTTCGCGCAGAAACTGCTGCAGCGAGTCCCTATCTTCCGCTAGTTCCTTTGGCAACAGTTTCAGCGCAACCATTCGGTCGAGCAGCAAATCTTCGGCTTTGTAGACCTCACCCATACCTCCGGCAGCGATGAAACTGACGATGCGGTACCGCTTCGCTAACACTGCACCGGGTGCGAGTCGTTCCAGCGGATTTGCGGGGGCGCGCCGAGGGTCAACAAAGGCCGGGCTGGATAAGAAGCTTCCCAAACGAGGGTGCATGCCAAGCAACCGATGCACTTCGTCGCGGACCACTTCGTCGCGCTCGTTTTGTTTGAGAAAAGAGGCCCGCTGCGCGGGGCTGCATTCCAGCGCACTCTGGTACAGGTCTTTAACGAGTTCCCACTGTTTTGCCGTCATTCCCATTGTCAGGCCTCAATTCGCCGTACAGCCAGACCTTCGCTACAGCCCAATCCCGCTTGACCGTGATCGGGGAGACGTTCAGAAAGCTGGAGGTTTCCTCGACACTCAGGCCTCCAAAGAAGCGCAATTCAACGATGCGGCTTTGGCGCGGATCGAGCTTCGATAGACGGTCGAGAGCTTCGTCCAATCTCAATAAATCTTCGGAATGTTCCGGGGTAAAAGCCAATGCTTCTTCCAGGGGCAGGATCACTTGGGTTCCGCCACGTTTCTCCCGCAGGTGGCGGCGGGCATGGTCGATCAGAATGCGCCTCATCAGTTGGGCAGCAGTCCCATAGAACTGGGCGCGGTTCTGCCAGTGGGGAGAATGCTGGCCAACCAGTTTGAGATAAGCTTCATGAACCAGAGCTGTGGTCTGCAGGGTATGCCCCGACCGCTCGCGCCGCATGTACCCGCTGGCCAGCCTTTTAAGCTGGTCATAGACCAAAGGAACAAGCTTTTCCTGAGCGGCCTGGTTCCCGTTCGCTGCTTCGATTAGAAGGGCCGTCACGTCGGGTTCCTGGACCACGTCGCCAACCTCCAATCGTAGCCGGTACAAAAAACAACAGTTATTGCAATCCTGATGGTCGGGATTTTATCTGCAATTCACGATCTTTGCACTTTCTCACTTCCTGATGATCACGTTTTCCTGCAGGTGTCGCGTTAGTAAGTAAAGCCGCACCTTCAGGCACGACGGCAGCGCTGAAAACGGGACTATTCCAACAAACGGAACCACAGGTCACGTACCAGGAAAAGAGATAACAACCGCCGAAGAGGAAAACCGCCCACTTACAGGTTCCGGCTGCGATTTTCGCAAATGGAGTGACGACCAACAACCAGGCGCGGTTAGAACGACAATCGCGCCGCAAAATCGGAGGGAGACGGACATGAAATCGACATTCAGGAAGAAGTACGCACGTCTTTTGGCACTGCTCGCTGTCGGAATTATCGCGGCGATAGGAGTCGCCCATGCAGATGGTTGGTGGGACGATTACGAACGACTGGCCCAAAAGACGGAACTGGAACAGCTTCATGCAACCTTTCATGCGTCAATCAGCGTCCACGATCCCGTGAACGGCGATTCGCCTGCAGTGATAATTCAGCGAACCCGCGACATACTCGCGATCTGGTCCAAAGACGCCGAACTCACCGTTATCGGCAGTACTGCCACGGCAGGAAATTACATCGGCAACGGCGATCCGGAGGATCCCGCAACTTGCCCTACACCCTCGGGCGACACATCCGCCGCCGGGAAACAGGGCACGCTGTGCACGTTCTTCAAGTATGTTGCCGGCGGGTTGCAGCCAGCCAATAGGTGGGTGTCGCTTTCCCCGGTGTACAAAACGAAGTATGTTCCTGTAAAGGACGGTGACAGCCAATGGAAGTCATCGGTGTATTTCGAATGCCATTACTTCGACGTGTCATCGAATCCGGCCACTGGCCAGCCGTTTTGGACGGCAAAGAGCCACGTATACCTTAGCGGTGAAGCCAAAAAGATCAACGGAAAGTGGTTGTTGACGAAGGTCAGCTCGGCTGCGGTTGGGATTCCGATTCCGTAGCAGGCTGCCTTCTGAGGAAGGCATGCAGGGACAGCATACTTATCCCTGGAGGGATGCAATACGTATGCTGTCCGTGCGTCGCTTTTTTCTCGTCCAGCGCAGTTCTGCGCAAAGAAGAAGGGCTGACCATCATCACTTAAAGTGCTTGAGCCCAAGTCGGCCACACTTCCGAAAACTTCTTGCGACCGAGATCTCAATTGTTGTGTACAGACCAATCCACTCATTGAACTTGATTTAGGAACAGTTCGGCAAATTAGTCCTGATAAACGCACTTCTCGTCAGTAACGGTTACGAGCGTTATATTCTCGTTATTCCGTCTAGGGCCAAACGGTGTTGGGTTTCACATATACCAAAAGTCTTCTTCTCGGCGCTCGATGAGCGGCTCGGCCTGCTCTCGGCGAATGAGAACTTTTTGATGTCAAGGGATTTAAATTTGTTGACTTGGGAAGATCAACCCGCGATGATGCGCTTATTTTGAACCGCAAAGCGCAGTAGAGCATTGGCGCCTTCAATATTCAATTTTCGGCAGATGTTCGTTCTGTGATTCTCAACGGTGCGATAGTGAATTGAAAGCTCCGCCCCGATCTCTTTACTCGACAACCCCTCCGAAATCAGGCTGAGAATTCGCTGTTCCGCAGGTGTCAAATTTGCCAGCAACGGCTCACGCGGCTCCTGCTTAGACTGCAAAAGCTGTAGCGCGATGGCAGTGCTGAGATACTGTTCGCCAGCAAGAACAGCGCGAATCGCCGCAGGAATCTCCTGGATCGCACTGTCTTTGAGCAGATAACCATTGCCGCCCGCCTTCAGAGCAGCCCGCAGAATGTCCTCGTCTTTATGAAACGAAAGAAAGATGATGCGCGTCCTGAGTCCGGCCTCTCGAATCTTGCCTGCAACCTCAAGCCCGCTCATCTTCGGCATCTCCACGTCGAGAAGCGCCAGGTCCGGATCGAGCTTTTGGACCAGACTCCACGCCGCCTCCCCGTCACCAGCCTCGCCGATGACGTCGAATGACTCATCTTCCTCGATACTGAGCTTCAAACCTTTGCGGACTACGGGATGATCGTCCGAGAGGACAATACGCACCTTCGCGTCCATAAATAGCCTCGTTAGATTTCAAATAGCGTATTCGGGTCGCTGCGATCTCAGCGCAAATTCTACCGTAGATTTCCCTCAGAACTTTTCGCTTGGCCGCCTGCCCGAAAATCCCGTTATTTAAAAGCTGTTCTCAATCGTTCGCTCGCTGCATAATTTCGATACGTACTTCATGTCTGCGCCCCCGCATAATCATCGGATCTTTCGACTCAGCGTCACATTGCTGTCGTTCGCGATTCTGACCGGGGTAGCACTCGCAACGCAATACCGCATGAAGACCTGGACGGTGGAAGACGGCCTTCCTCAAAATGTAATCCGAGGCATCGCACAGACCGAGGACGGCTATCTCTGGGTCGCCACGCTCAACGGCCTCGCACGTTTCGATGGCGTCCGCTTCACCGTATTCAACAAAGGCAACACGCCCGGCATCAACTCGAATCGTTTTGGCTCGATGGTTAAAGATAATAACGGCGATCTTTGGCTTACTCTCGAAAGCGGCTCACTCACTCGATACCACAAGGGCACCTTCCACACCTATGGCCCGGAAGATGGTATCCCTGAAGACACAATTCGAGGAACAGCCTTAGACAAATATGGCAACCTATGGGTTCTGTCTCAAAACTCCATCCTGAAGTGGAAGAGCAAATCATCAGAGTTCGTCGACCAGACCCCAGCCGAAGTCAAAGTCGGTTATCAACCGCTTCGATGGGAGAACACAGGCTTCTGGGCCAAGCAAGCCTCCACGCTCTACATCTTCGCCGAGGGCAAACTCGTCGAATACCCTTTGCCGGCATGGCTTTCGCGCAACGCCATATGGGACGTCGGTATCGACGGTGGCAGAAATATCTGGATTGAAACCTATGACGGCAAACAATGCTTCATCCAAGCAGGAAAGACCGAGATACAGACAGTCAATCCGAAAGCCCCTCTCGCAATCACCTATCGCGACGCCCACGGAAACCTCTGGACCGCGCACGTTGGCCAGCACCTCGTGCTCTCGCTCGACTTGGTCTCCTCGGGAAAGCCAACTACGATCGAATACACTCGCTTCCTCGAAGATAAAGAGGGCAATGTCTGGGTTGGAACCGAAGGCGACGGCGTGCATCAACTGCGCGAGCAGGTAATCCATGTCTACAGCAAAGCTGAGGGCATCATCGATCAGGACATCTTCCCCGTCTACCAAGAGCCCTCCGGAGCCATCTGGCTGGGAGCCTGGTCCTCTGGTCTAAGTCGCTTTCAGGACGGAAAATTTACCAACTATACCACCGAAAACGGTCTTCCCGGACGGCTCGTAAGCGCCCTCGGCGGCGATCGCGAAGGAAACCTGTGGGTCGGAACGCACGGTGGCCTCGCGGTCTTTCGCAACGGAGAGTTTCACAAACCGGATGTGCCTCTTCCCGTCGATTCAACCGTCCTCGCGATTTTCGAAGACAAAGGAGGCACTCTCTGGCTGGGAACTACAAATGGCCTGGTGGCTTATCGCAACGGCCCTGCCAAAACCCTGACGCAGCAAGATGGGCTGGCTTCAAACGACGTGCGCGTCATTATTCAGAGTGCCTCCGGAGACATTTGGGCAGGCGGTTACGGTGGCCTCACTCGCATTCACGATGGCCAGTTCACGCATTGGACGGAGCGCGATGGCCTGCCCGGCAACAGCATCCGCGCCCTTTATGAAGATCACGACGGTGTCCTCTGGATCGGCGGCTACGACGGTGGGCTTGGCCGATACAAGGATGGAAAGTTCGTGCGCTACACCCAGCGCAACGGCCTCTTCGACGACGGCGTCTTTCAGATCCTCGAAGACAAAAGAGAAAATCTCTGGATGAGCAGCAATCGCGGAATCTATCGAATCGCCAAACAGGATCTGAACGAATTTGCCGACGGAAAACGTTCGTCGATCAACTCCGTCGCCTATGGAAAAGTCGATGGCATGTTGAACGTGGAATGCAACGGCGGCATGTGGCCGGCTGGCATCAAAGCCCAGGACGGCACCCTTTGGTTTCCCACACAGGACGGCGCAGCCGTCGTCGATCCGGATCTCGTCAGTACCAATCCCCATCCGCCACCCGTTGTCATCGAAACCGCATTGGTGGACCATCTTCCCGTTCCGCTCAACGGCGGGCTTCAGATTCCCCCAGACAAGCAGAATCTCGAGATCGAATACACCGCGCTCAGCTTTATCCGTTCCGATCAGATTCGTTTCCGCTATCAGATGGAGGGACTCGATTCCAATTGGATCGACGCCGGCTCCCGGCGCACCGCGTATTACACGCACCTGCCCCCAGGCTCCTATACCTTCCACGTCATCGCCGATAACAGCGACGGCATCTGGAACACGAACGGGCAAAGCATGGAGATCACCATTCTCGCTCCTTTCTATCTCCGATGGTGGTTCATTGCACTCGAAGTTCTGGCTGCGGCGGCCCTGGTCAGCCTCATACTCTACTACCGAATCTCCCGGCTGCAACAGGCCCAGGCCGCGCAGCACATCTTCTCCCGCCAGCTCATCTCATCTCAGGAGAGCGAACGTCAGCGCATCGCCGCCGAGCTTCACGACAGCCTCGGACAGCGCCTGATCATCATCAGCAATCTTGCCCAGTTGAGCTTGCGAGCTCAGGCAAAAGGCTCAGCCGCCATCGCCGAAACCGTGCAGGAGATCGGCGCTGAAGCCGCGCTCGCAATTCAGGAGACACGCGAAATCTCGTACAATCTGCGCCCGCTCCAACTTGACCGGCTAGGACTCACAAAAGCGGTGGAAACACTAATTCGTACCGTCTCCTCCGCCTCCGGAATCAAAATCAATGCCACCGTCGACAACATCGACGACGCTGTCCCGGACGCGCTGCGCATCAACTTCTATCGCATCGTTCAGGAGTCGCTCAATAACGTGATGAAACACTCCGGCGCATCCGAAGCCGAGGTCACCGTCCTTCGCGACGTCGAACATCTCGTCTTGTCCGTACGCGATAATGGAATCGGCTTCAGTGCCGGAAGCCGATCCGAAGGAAGCGGGAACGGCTTCGGACTCACCGGCATGGAGGAGCGAGCTAGATCTCTCGGTGGCAGTTTTCGCATCCGTTCAACAGCAAATCACGGAACGGTGATGACCGTCGAAATCCCGCTCGCCGGGAAAGGATCGAAGTAGCAGCAACTATGCTTTGGTGAATCAGCAATGAGGCATCGGATAGAGCGACATCGCGCGTCGGCCCTTCGCATCCAAGGATGCATTGTGTTGGCGATCGCACTTTCGACTTTGGTGGGCTGCAAGCTGAACCACAGCAGGACTCTAACGGTTCATATCTCCATGGTGCCTCCCGCCTCAGTCGGCGGCCCTTCGCAGATGATGCAGATCGCCGGACGCATCAGCGATACCGCTCCCGACACCGAGATCGTCCTTTATGCGCACAGCGGCGTTTGGTGGCTCCAGCCCCTTACTGACCAGCCTTACACCAAAATTCAGCCCGACCTCTCCTGGAAAAACACAACCCATCTCGGTTCCGAGTATGCAGCGCTCCTCGTTCAATCGGGATATCATCCTGCAGCGAAGATCATGTCCCTCCCCGAGGTCGGAAACGGTGTCCTCGCGGTCACAGTCGTCAAGGGACGATCAGGCTATGTCACGTCGAGATCAAAAGTTCATTTCAGTGGATACGACTGGATCGTGCAGACAGGCGTCAGCGATCATGGCGGGCAACCCTACGCCTACGATGCGGCCAACGTCTGGACCGATGGAGATGCAAATCTCCATCTCCGCATGGCCAACCACGACGGACACTGGGCCTGCGCCGAACTCATGCTCGACAAGAGCCTGGGCTACGGAACCTACATCTTCTCCACCGAAGACAGTACGCATCTCAAACCGTCCGCGGTCCTGGGCATGTTCCTCTGGGACGACGAACAATCGACCAACTTCCGCAACGAGCTGGATATGGAATTCAGCCGATGGGGTATTGCAAGCGGCCACAACGCCCAGTATGTCATCCAGCCGTTCTATGCCCCGGACAATCTCTCTCGCTTCGATGTCCCCTCGGGTCCGCTGACTCACGCCTTCACGTGGCAGCCGGATCGTGTCAGCTTCAAAACCGTAAGCGGACCGTCAGCCGACAACGGAAAGACGATCGCGCAGCATACATTCACCTCCGATATCCCACCGGCCGCCAACGAAAAGGTTCACATCGATCTCTACGACTTCCACCACAAAGACGCGGCAAATCCTGAGCCGGAAGAGATTGTGATTCGGAAGTTCGTCTTCCTGCCTGCGACCGGGTCTCGATAACCCCTTTCATCCCCCGCTCGCGTCTGTGTAGAACCACACAGACGCCTGTGTAACGTCCTCTATTTTTCTCGTCTTTGCTTCGCCCTACTCTTGGACCAGGTCATCAAAACGCAAATTTCGCGCCCCTGATGCCGAATTTATTGAAGGCGCGACCAAGGATAGGGACGATGAAAATGATGCTATTTTTTGTGTTCTCCATAGCGCTGCTCTGCAGCATGGAGAATCAGGAACTCAATGCCCAGACCGGGGCCACAGCAAGCCCGTCGGGTAAGACCTTCGTTGGCTGGAACACCGCCGCGACTCTCACAACCATCACCGGCATTATCCAGAAGCCGGGCTCAACCACTTCGAGCCGTTGCTCCGCCGGGTCCTGCGCCTCGCTTGCGACACCTCAGGGAAAGGTTCTGGTCCTTCTCGGCAGCTATCAAAAGAAGGCATTGCAAGACGTGGTTGTACCTGGATCTTCGATGCAGGCATCCGGACAGATCCAGGATGTTGATGGTCAGAAGCTCCTCGTCGCCAAACAGATCGTCGTTGGCGGCAAGACGATCGCGATTCGCAACGATCACGGATCTCTGATTCACGAGCGCACCGGCACCCGCGTGCACACACAGACGCTTCAGAATGGAGGCAACTAATGGCTTTGCGCAAATTCTACGGAGCCCTATTGGCGTGCGTTCTCGCCTTCCTGGTAGTTGGGTGCAGCGGTGGTTCCAGCTCGAACCCGCCCAGCGGTCCCATCTCAGTCTCGTTCCTCACCGCGCCCCCCAGCTCGCTGGCCACAGGCGCCACCACAGGTCTCGTAGCTCAGGTCACCAACGACAGCACGGGCGCTGGCGTCTCCTGGACGGTAAGCTGCGGCGGTTCCTCCTGCGGTTCCATCTCGCCCTCATCTACCGGCAACGGTCAGACCACGACCTACACCGCACCCTCCACCGTTCCCTCACCCGCAACGGTAACCATCACCGCGACCTCCGTCGCCGACAACACCAAGTCTGCCCCCGCAACCGTGACGATCACCTCCTCCGGCGCGGCCATCAGCGTAGCGTTCGCCTCGCAGCCTCCATCATCGCTCGCGATCAATGCAACCACCAGCATCGCCGCTATCGTGACCAACGACTCGAAGAACGCCGGCGTGACCTGGACCGTGACCTGCGGCAGCACCTCGTGCGGCAGCTTCAACCCCACCACCACCGCGAGCAACGCGGCCACCACCTACACGGCCCCCAGCACCGTTCCTTCACCCGCGACCGTCACCGTGACCGCAACCTCCGTTACAGATAAAACCAAGTCGGCCTCGGCGACCGTCACCATCACCAGCAGCTCCACGTCCGTCCTCGCCGACGGCAACTACGTTCTCCATGTGTCCGGGCAGGACCTCAACGGCCCCTACTTCCTCGTTGCTGCCTTCAACGTCAAAAGCGGCGCCATCACTGGCGGTGAGCAGGACTTCTCCGATCCCAACATCGGCTCGAGCGATGCACTCGTTCCCGCACAGTCAAGCATTATCTCGACCGGAAGCGGAAACAACATCCAGATTGTTCTCGCCACCGCCAATACACAGATCGGCGTCAATGGCATGGAGACGATTCACGGCACCTTCGTCTCGAACACCAGAATGCTGATCTCCGAGTTCGACGCGGCTGCCGCTGCAACCGGCTCTCTCGATCTGCAAACCACCGCAGCCACACCCTCCGGCGGATTCGCCTTCTCGATGAACGGCAACGACGACTCCTCCGACAACAATCAGATATCCTTCGGCGGTGTTCTCAACTTCACCGGCGCCACTCTCTCCACATCGAACAGCGTCTTCGATATTGCCGACGCAGACGGCACCGTTCTCACCCAGCAGACCTTCTCCTCCGGATCCGTCAGCGCTCCTGACGCCTACGGACGAGTCACTGTCAACCTTACTCCGAGCACGGCTTCGAACGTGCCAACCATCGCCCTGAGCGCGTACATCGTCGATGGTCACACCATCCAGATCATCGAAAGTCAGGGAGACGGTCTAAACGCCGATATGGGCGGCACGGCCCTGGCTCAGGGCAGCAACGCCAACAACTTCAGCACCGCCTCCGTCTCCGGATCCACTTACGTGGACGGCAGCATCGGATCGGACTCAGTCGGCTCCCTGATTCTCGGCGGCTCCTTCGTCTTCGGCGCAGGCAACACAGCCTCAGGACAACTCGCCTTCAACGATCTTGAGAACGTCACGCCCAATAGCTTCTCGGGTGCGAACTATCAGGTCAGCTCCACAGGACGCGTCGCCATCACCAATGTAATCCCTTCGAATCTCTCGAACATCACCTTGACCTTCATCATGTATCTCGACGGTAGCGGTAACGCAATGATCATGGGCGTCGACGGTGTGCAGCAAACCAGCGGATCGGCCTATCAACAGACAGCGACCCCAACCTACCAGGGGAACTATGCTCTCGCAGTGCAGGGCTCCCTCTACGGACCGGTGCTCAATAATGGCGAGGTCATCACCCTTCCTTACGGCGCCGCCGGTCCTGTGGCAATCAATTCCAACGCCATCACCGGTTTCACCGACTACACGTCGCAGGATGCAAATCCACCTAACTTCTCGCCGTTCGACACCTACAGCAACGCAACCCTCTCCGGTCAGGTCAACAGCCCGTCCACCGGCAACCTCAGCGTGACAGGCCTCAACTCCTATACCACAGGACAGGCTGGTCAGTTCGGCTACTACCCCATCGACTCGAACAGGCTTCTCGCCATCGAACTTGATGAAAACGCACAGGGCCTTCTCGTCATGGAAAGCTCCGTCCAACCCCAGCAGTAGCAGCAACAGCAACAGTAAACGCAGCAGTAAGACTGCGCATTCAACCAGGCAATCGGCGGGTCGGTCTTCGTGACCGGTCCGCCTTTACCCAATTCCCAGGGAAAAAGTGAACATTCTCATCGTTGAAGACAATCCTGCAGTCCGCAAGCTCATACGACGAGCGATCTCCTATCTCGCCACCGAAGTTAACGAATGCGAAGACGGAGCCGATGCCTTGAGCGCTTATGCGACGCATCAACCCGACATTGTCTTCATGGACATTCGCATGGGGCGAATGGACGGCCTGTGTGCAACAAGAGAAATTCTGAAATCATATCCGCAGGCATTCATCGTCATCGTCACCGACTACGATCAGGAAGACCTCAGACACGCTGCATTCGCCGCAGGCGCAAAAGGCTACGCCCTCAAAGACAACCTGCTCTCCCTCGAAGCATTCATCATCCAGAGAGATCTGGAAGATAAAGATTCTTCAAATGGCAAAACGGAATAGGCGCAGCCGTCACTTCTGCAGAGAGAATCTTCAGCTCAATGCAGAAAGGCCTGCGAGTCGGCGATTTTCCAAGAAACTGAATATTTACTCGACGGCCGAAGGCACCGGAATGAATAAATGCGTAAGAGCCAGTAATGAAACCCGTAAAGACTCGTCACTTACGAAGCGCGAAACAAAACAGCATTGTTCGATCTTAGGAGAGCAGCCGCTCGAGCTTGTCGAAGCGTTATTGTTGTTCACATCCATGGGGACGTCATTGGCAAGCTTTCCCGTGGCAATGTCGAAGTAGGGCTCACAAGCGACATAGGCTACCATCCCCCACCAGGACGACAAGGAAGAGCCTAATGTGCGATCGATTCATAAGAGCAGCAACGCATGCGCCGATTTTGACGCTCCATTTTGCGGGCCGGCGTGTAACAACACACGATGCGTTGTGTAGTGCCCTCTATTGTTTCTCCGTTCGTTCTCTCTTAATCTCTATTTGATGAATCGCGTTGATGGCGCAGTCGGATCACGCGGTTTCGAAAACACGCAGGCATTCTCTAACGATTCGGCATCTTGTTGTGTCGGAATTACTCCGACAGTTGCGGCCAGCCTGTGA
Coding sequences within:
- a CDS encoding response regulator transcription factor — encoded protein: MNILIVEDNPAVRKLIRRAISYLATEVNECEDGADALSAYATHQPDIVFMDIRMGRMDGLCATREILKSYPQAFIVIVTDYDQEDLRHAAFAAGAKGYALKDNLLSLEAFIIQRDLEDKDSSNGKTE